Proteins co-encoded in one Sphingopyxis sp. BE259 genomic window:
- a CDS encoding flagella basal body P-ring formation protein FlgA yields MSHIITQRLAIGLLACAAALPANAQQASEDWQTIDVLTDMVAKAMGRTATPVDRRIKLARCPEQASVTAIDANALAVRCASLGWRLRVPMTAPAGAVPMAASYSRPVASAPVIRRGDNVRVTIDTESFSISYAAVAAEDGRVGETIALRGNDAKSSLSATVIGPGRARLDD; encoded by the coding sequence GTGTCCCATATTATCACCCAGCGCCTGGCCATCGGCCTGCTCGCGTGCGCCGCCGCCCTTCCCGCTAACGCCCAGCAGGCGAGCGAGGACTGGCAGACCATCGACGTGCTGACCGACATGGTCGCCAAGGCGATGGGCCGCACCGCGACCCCGGTCGACCGCCGCATCAAGCTGGCGCGTTGTCCCGAACAGGCGTCGGTGACCGCAATCGATGCCAACGCGCTGGCAGTTCGCTGCGCGTCGCTCGGCTGGCGGCTACGGGTGCCGATGACCGCTCCGGCGGGCGCCGTCCCGATGGCAGCCAGCTATAGCCGCCCCGTCGCCAGCGCCCCCGTCATCCGCCGCGGCGACAATGTCCGGGTGACGATCGATACCGAGAGTTTTTCGATCAGCTATGCCGCAGTCGCCGCCGAAGACGGCCGCGTCGGCGAGACGATCGCGCTGCGCGGCAACGACGCCAAATCGTCGCTGA
- the flgB gene encoding flagellar basal body rod protein FlgB: MASEKLFGLHATALQLRSQRMMMLASNIANAATPGYKARDLDFSKALDLAQQGGSTADAMAGATAYRVPVQASLDGNTVEMATEQTAFAENALAYRSSLSFLSGRVNTLTRALKGE, from the coding sequence ATGGCATCCGAGAAACTCTTTGGCCTGCACGCGACGGCGCTTCAGCTGCGCAGCCAGCGCATGATGATGCTCGCGTCGAACATCGCCAATGCCGCGACCCCGGGATACAAGGCCCGCGATCTCGATTTTTCGAAAGCGCTTGATCTGGCGCAGCAGGGCGGTTCGACCGCCGATGCGATGGCGGGCGCCACTGCTTACCGTGTCCCGGTGCAGGCGTCGCTCGACGGCAACACCGTCGAAATGGCGACCGAGCAGACGGCGTTCGCCGAAAACGCGCTCGCTTATCGCTCCAGCCTTTCGTTCCTCAGCGGCCGCGTCAACACGCTGACCCGCGCGCTCAAGGGCGAATGA
- the flgC gene encoding flagellar basal body rod protein FlgC, protein MTMTSNFSVFDISGRAMSAQLVRLNTTASNLANAGTIAGSEAEAFRSLKPVFRTVMDGQGRATVQVDQVTTSKMAPSKRHDPANPLADKDGNVWEAAVDSAAELVEMVETARQYQNNVQVLETAKGLINETLRMGQ, encoded by the coding sequence ATGACGATGACCAGCAATTTCTCGGTCTTTGACATCAGCGGGCGCGCGATGTCGGCGCAGCTCGTCCGGCTCAACACCACCGCATCGAACCTGGCGAACGCCGGAACGATCGCGGGCAGCGAAGCCGAGGCCTTTCGATCGCTGAAACCGGTATTTCGCACCGTGATGGACGGCCAGGGCCGCGCGACGGTCCAGGTTGATCAGGTGACGACGTCGAAAATGGCGCCGTCGAAGCGCCACGATCCGGCGAACCCGCTCGCCGACAAGGACGGCAACGTCTGGGAAGCCGCGGTCGATAGCGCCGCCGAGCTGGTCGAGATGGTCGAAACCGCGCGCCAGTATCAGAACAATGTCCAGGTCCTGGAAACCGCCAAGGGCCTGATCAACGAAACTCTCAGGATGGGACAATAA
- a CDS encoding flagellar hook capping FlgD N-terminal domain-containing protein — MAVNSVTNANNVVLQPKGAGQQMGQSDFLRLMTAQLSQQDPFNPVDNQQMVAQMAQFSSLAGISETNTTLQQISEQLAAQTQLLKDIKAATPAPTTPAI; from the coding sequence ATGGCCGTCAACAGCGTTACCAATGCCAACAACGTCGTGCTCCAGCCGAAGGGCGCCGGGCAGCAGATGGGGCAGAGCGATTTCCTGCGCCTGATGACCGCGCAGCTGTCGCAGCAGGATCCGTTCAACCCGGTCGATAACCAGCAGATGGTTGCCCAGATGGCGCAATTTTCCAGCCTGGCCGGGATCAGCGAAACCAACACGACGCTGCAACAGATTTCCGAGCAGCTCGCGGCGCAGACCCAGCTGCTCAAAGACATCAAGGCTGCCACCCCGGCGCCGACTACCCCCGCCATTTAA
- a CDS encoding flagellar hook-basal body complex protein, with amino-acid sequence MSFYTSLSGLKGAQTDMSVISNNIANAGSIGFKRSKAQFGDIFASSPTQSTKMIAGQGQRLNGITQQFTQGSYESSEKTLDMAIVGEGMFVVKGDPPREQVTYTRNGAFTATPDRNVIDSTGQKLQLLPVDANGNVTNNTLAGAFDFVLPPGAPSDPTAQLVNVSIGLDGLVTATFANGEAQTLGKVAMATFPAMEGLRPVGDAHWQSSGESGAPTIDAATNGPMGAIRSGALERSNVDITEELVMLIGAQRNFQANAKAIEGASQLSQTIINMR; translated from the coding sequence ATGTCATTCTATACCTCGCTTTCGGGCCTCAAGGGCGCCCAGACCGACATGTCGGTCATCTCGAACAACATCGCCAACGCGGGATCGATCGGCTTCAAGCGCAGCAAGGCGCAGTTCGGCGACATTTTTGCTTCGTCGCCGACCCAGTCGACCAAGATGATCGCGGGTCAGGGCCAGCGGCTGAACGGCATCACCCAGCAGTTCACGCAGGGCTCGTATGAATCGAGCGAAAAGACGCTCGACATGGCGATCGTCGGCGAGGGCATGTTCGTGGTGAAGGGCGATCCGCCGCGCGAACAGGTCACCTACACCCGCAACGGCGCGTTCACCGCGACCCCCGACCGCAATGTGATCGATTCGACGGGCCAGAAGCTGCAATTGCTGCCGGTCGATGCCAATGGCAACGTCACCAACAACACGCTGGCCGGGGCGTTTGATTTTGTCCTGCCGCCGGGCGCGCCGAGCGATCCGACGGCACAGCTGGTCAATGTGTCGATCGGCCTCGACGGGCTGGTCACCGCGACCTTTGCCAATGGCGAAGCCCAGACGCTTGGCAAGGTGGCGATGGCGACCTTCCCCGCGATGGAGGGGCTGCGCCCCGTCGGCGACGCGCATTGGCAGTCGTCGGGCGAAAGCGGCGCACCGACGATCGACGCCGCAACCAACGGCCCGATGGGGGCGATCCGGTCGGGCGCGCTCGAACGATCGAACGTCGATATTACCGAAGAACTGGTGATGCTGATCGGCGCCCAACGCAATTTCCAGGCGAATGCCAAGGCGATCGAGGGCGCGTCGCAGCTGTCGCAAACCATCATCAACATGCGCTGA
- a CDS encoding flagellar basal body rod protein FlgF, which translates to MDKLIYTSLTAMRGSQARQTAVANNLANAQTPGFRADMAEAQALWLNGSGTGARAMASEEVIGADMRAGTVTATGRDLDIAVQGDALLVVQAKDGTEAYTRRGDLQVSPSGLLTTGDGHPVQGTQGPVTLPPADAVSIDVEGRVWIVPAGGDAENPQEVDRLRLATPTGSDIAKGLDGLFRVKGDGILPDDPEARLITRSIEGSNVAATTALVEMIEASRSWDNQLKLVSDARDMDSATANLMQLPR; encoded by the coding sequence ATGGACAAGCTCATCTATACCAGCCTCACCGCGATGCGGGGCAGTCAGGCCCGGCAGACGGCGGTCGCCAACAATCTGGCGAATGCCCAGACGCCGGGATTTCGCGCCGACATGGCCGAGGCGCAGGCGCTGTGGCTGAACGGCAGCGGCACGGGCGCGCGCGCCATGGCGTCGGAAGAAGTGATCGGCGCCGACATGCGCGCCGGCACCGTCACCGCGACCGGGCGCGACCTCGACATCGCGGTGCAGGGCGATGCCCTGCTCGTGGTGCAGGCGAAGGACGGCACCGAGGCCTATACGCGGCGCGGCGACCTGCAGGTATCGCCGAGCGGACTGCTGACCACCGGCGACGGCCATCCGGTTCAGGGCACGCAGGGTCCGGTGACCTTGCCCCCCGCCGACGCGGTCTCGATCGATGTCGAGGGCCGGGTGTGGATCGTTCCCGCGGGCGGCGACGCCGAAAATCCGCAAGAGGTCGACCGGCTGCGGCTGGCGACCCCGACCGGGTCGGACATCGCCAAAGGGCTGGACGGACTGTTCCGCGTCAAGGGCGATGGCATTTTGCCCGACGATCCGGAGGCGCGGCTGATCACCCGGTCGATCGAAGGATCGAACGTCGCCGCGACCACCGCACTGGTCGAAATGATCGAAGCGAGCCGCAGCTGGGACAACCAGCTCAAGCTGGTCAGCGATGCCCGCGACATGGACAGCGCCACCGCCAATCTGATGCAGCTCCCCCGTTAA
- the flgG gene encoding flagellar basal-body rod protein FlgG, whose protein sequence is MSFGALHVARTGLDAQGFRMQVIANNLANVNTTGFKRDRASFETLSYQMMTAPGAPSSAENRYATGLNLGTGVSLGGTSRIDTQGTFATTGNALDMAIDGAGYFQVEMPDGRTGYTRAGNFGRSPDGTIVTSDGKPLTPAIQIPEDSTNVSIGADGTVSATGADGTLTELGRIELARFANPAGLQAIGDNMLVETAASGAPQVGAAGQEGRGSLRGGMLEGSNVNVVEELVDMIETQRAYEVNSKMIQATDEMMKNAAQTL, encoded by the coding sequence ATGAGTTTCGGTGCCTTGCACGTCGCACGAACCGGTCTGGATGCCCAGGGCTTCCGGATGCAGGTGATCGCCAACAACCTGGCCAACGTGAACACCACGGGCTTCAAGCGCGACCGCGCCAGCTTTGAAACGTTGAGCTATCAGATGATGACAGCGCCGGGTGCGCCGTCGTCGGCCGAAAACCGTTATGCGACCGGGCTCAATCTCGGCACCGGCGTGTCGCTGGGCGGCACGTCGCGGATCGATACGCAGGGCACGTTTGCCACCACCGGCAACGCCCTCGACATGGCGATCGACGGCGCTGGCTATTTCCAGGTCGAAATGCCCGACGGGCGCACCGGCTATACCCGCGCCGGCAATTTCGGCCGCTCGCCCGACGGCACGATCGTGACCTCCGACGGCAAGCCGCTGACCCCGGCGATCCAGATTCCCGAGGACAGCACCAATGTGTCGATCGGCGCCGACGGCACTGTGTCGGCGACCGGCGCCGACGGGACGCTGACCGAACTCGGCCGGATCGAACTCGCGCGCTTTGCCAATCCGGCGGGCCTCCAGGCGATCGGCGACAATATGCTCGTCGAAACCGCCGCCTCGGGCGCGCCGCAGGTCGGCGCCGCCGGGCAGGAAGGCCGCGGCAGTTTGCGCGGCGGGATGCTCGAGGGATCGAACGTCAACGTCGTCGAGGAACTCGTCGACATGATCGAGACGCAGCGCGCCTATGAGGTCAATTCGAAGATGATTCAGGCCACCGACGAGATGATGAAAAATGCCGCGCAGACGCTCTAA
- a CDS encoding flagellar basal body L-ring protein FlgH → MPRRRSKLSVGAALVLAFVPIGAAAKDKLPPDAFAAATPVPPAPLPGNGSIFQGSYVPLTSGGRAGQVGDILTIQLVERTAATKSNAAGTQRDGNIGLTPPATGPLSLFNPSDIAMGGGQAFKGKGDASQSNALSGEVSVTIAAVYPNGTMLVRGEKLLTLNRGDERVQISGIVRAMDISPDNRILSTRVADANIRYVGKGEIARASQQGWLQRFFSIISPF, encoded by the coding sequence ATGCCGCGCAGACGCTCTAAGCTGTCGGTTGGCGCGGCGTTGGTCCTCGCTTTCGTGCCAATTGGCGCGGCGGCGAAGGACAAATTGCCGCCCGATGCCTTTGCGGCTGCGACGCCGGTTCCCCCGGCACCGCTGCCCGGCAATGGCTCGATCTTTCAGGGCAGCTATGTGCCACTGACGTCGGGCGGTCGCGCCGGGCAGGTCGGCGACATTCTGACCATCCAGCTCGTCGAGCGCACCGCCGCGACCAAAAGCAACGCCGCGGGAACGCAGCGCGACGGCAACATTGGCCTGACACCCCCGGCGACCGGGCCGCTGTCGCTGTTCAACCCCAGCGATATTGCAATGGGCGGCGGCCAGGCGTTCAAGGGCAAGGGCGACGCGTCGCAATCGAACGCGCTGTCGGGCGAGGTCAGCGTGACCATCGCCGCGGTCTATCCCAACGGCACGATGCTGGTGCGCGGCGAAAAGCTGCTGACGCTCAACCGCGGCGACGAACGCGTCCAGATCTCGGGCATCGTCCGCGCGATGGATATCAGCCCCGACAACCGCATCCTGTCGACCCGCGTCGCCGACGCCAATATCCGTTACGTCGGCAAGGGCGAGATTGCCCGCGCCAGCCAGCAAGGCTGGCTCCAGCGTTTCTTCTCGATCATCAGCCCGTTCTGA
- a CDS encoding flagellar basal body P-ring protein FlgI: MFQRPTLFALIALLFASLAFAAPAQAQRIKDMGQFQGLRANQLTGYGIVVGLAGTGDDSLDYSTLGMKGAISRFGLTLPPGVNPALKNAAAVMITAELPPFAKPGQRLDVTVSAIGKAKSLRGGTLVLAPLYGADGQIYAMVQGNLVIGGLGVDAADGSKVTVNVPSSGRIAGGATVERAVDTGFASSDWLTFNLHQFDATNAKRVADAINAAIPGSASMIDGASIAIRAAGNGDDRMRLMSQIENLGVQRSEPSAKVIVNARTGTVVINGAVRVGTAAVSHGKLTVSIKESPTVVQPAPFSRGETAIEPSSEIEVAEDVRPAFLMKPNASLSELVDSINRLGVSPGDLVAILEALSQAGALTAELVII, encoded by the coding sequence GTGTTCCAGCGCCCCACCCTGTTCGCCCTGATCGCGCTCCTGTTCGCCAGCCTTGCCTTTGCGGCGCCGGCGCAGGCGCAGCGCATCAAGGACATGGGCCAGTTTCAGGGGCTGCGCGCCAACCAGCTCACCGGTTACGGCATTGTTGTCGGGCTGGCGGGGACCGGTGACGACAGCCTCGACTATTCGACGCTGGGGATGAAGGGCGCGATCTCGCGCTTTGGCCTGACCTTGCCGCCGGGGGTCAACCCGGCGCTGAAGAATGCCGCGGCGGTGATGATCACCGCCGAACTGCCGCCCTTTGCCAAGCCGGGTCAGCGCCTTGATGTGACCGTCTCGGCGATCGGCAAGGCGAAAAGCCTGCGCGGCGGCACGCTTGTGCTCGCGCCGCTCTACGGCGCCGACGGCCAGATTTACGCGATGGTGCAAGGCAACCTCGTCATTGGCGGGCTTGGCGTCGATGCCGCCGACGGATCGAAGGTGACGGTCAACGTCCCGTCGAGCGGCCGCATTGCGGGCGGCGCAACGGTCGAACGCGCCGTCGATACCGGCTTTGCGTCCAGCGACTGGCTGACCTTCAATCTTCACCAGTTTGACGCGACCAATGCCAAGCGCGTCGCCGACGCTATCAACGCCGCCATCCCGGGTAGCGCATCGATGATCGACGGCGCCAGCATCGCGATCCGCGCCGCGGGCAATGGCGATGACCGTATGCGATTGATGTCACAGATCGAAAATCTGGGCGTCCAGCGCTCCGAACCCTCGGCGAAAGTCATCGTCAACGCGCGCACCGGCACGGTGGTAATCAACGGCGCGGTGCGCGTCGGCACCGCCGCGGTCAGCCACGGAAAGCTCACCGTTTCGATCAAGGAATCGCCGACCGTCGTTCAGCCCGCGCCGTTCAGTCGCGGCGAAACCGCGATCGAACCGTCGAGCGAGATCGAGGTCGCCGAGGATGTGCGCCCCGCCTTTTTGATGAAACCCAATGCCTCGCTGTCGGAACTCGTCGACTCGATCAACCGCCTGGGCGTGTCGCCCGGCGACCTGGTCGCGATCCTCGAGGCACTCAGCCAGGCCGGTGCCCTTACAGCAGAATTGGTGATCATATGA
- a CDS encoding rod-binding protein has product MTTPVSSAPAARSFVPASATPTLAGGGGDGGLRKAAEQFEAVILRQLLASMRQAKLGDDMLGSSATDNFREMADARTADSIAAMRQFGIADMVERQFRGRLGSAGGVQ; this is encoded by the coding sequence ATGACGACGCCTGTTTCTTCCGCACCTGCGGCGCGGTCGTTCGTTCCCGCTTCGGCGACCCCCACACTCGCGGGCGGCGGCGGCGATGGCGGCCTGCGCAAGGCGGCCGAGCAGTTCGAGGCGGTGATCCTGCGCCAGCTGCTGGCGTCGATGCGCCAGGCGAAGCTGGGCGACGACATGCTGGGGTCCAGCGCCACTGACAATTTCCGCGAAATGGCCGACGCGCGCACCGCCGATTCGATCGCTGCGATGCGCCAGTTCGGCATCGCCGACATGGTCGAGCGTCAGTTCCGCGGTCGCCTTGGCAGCGCAGGAGGCGTCCAGTGA
- the flgK gene encoding flagellar hook-associated protein FlgK, producing MSDLLGIGYSGLKAYSRALSTIGDNIANAQTPGYARRRLDMMEPVSGSDSVFYRGNINPSGVEIRGVSRSVDAWLIEDSRISGGESERSATKLGWLDKVEGALSDETNGIKTGLTKLFTTADQLTADPANKTLRSQFLQAVDDVASGFRTAAGQLDKMADGIEGAATATVQDFNTNLNALEQINIGLRKARPGSTNEASLLDERDRLLDKLSSQAGVSATFENNGSVTLRAAGSGDLLVGGGVVNPIAVTAAADGRLSYSVGGSPLAIATGSLAGQAEAANHVADQRASLDTMATGFAAQLNAAHQAGSDANGNPGSPLFTGTSAATLAAAALTPEQVAAANASGGNGNMLALGALRGANDPESRWSGHLATQAQTTAAARAQDAAAMTRADASAAARDGVSEVDLDKEAAELLRFQQAYQAAARTIQVARETMQTLLSSI from the coding sequence GTGAGCGATCTTCTTGGCATCGGGTATAGCGGGCTGAAGGCCTATTCGCGGGCGCTATCGACAATCGGCGACAATATCGCCAACGCCCAGACCCCTGGCTATGCGCGGCGGCGGCTCGACATGATGGAGCCGGTCAGCGGCAGCGATTCGGTGTTCTATCGCGGCAATATCAACCCCAGCGGGGTCGAGATTCGCGGCGTCAGCCGGTCGGTCGATGCCTGGCTGATCGAGGATTCGCGCATCTCTGGCGGCGAGTCCGAACGGTCGGCGACCAAGCTCGGCTGGCTGGACAAGGTCGAAGGCGCACTGAGCGATGAGACCAACGGCATCAAGACCGGCCTGACCAAGTTGTTCACCACCGCCGACCAATTGACCGCCGATCCGGCGAACAAGACGTTGCGCAGCCAGTTCCTGCAAGCGGTCGATGATGTCGCATCGGGCTTTCGCACCGCAGCGGGCCAGCTCGACAAGATGGCGGACGGGATCGAGGGCGCGGCGACCGCGACGGTCCAGGATTTCAACACCAATCTGAATGCGCTCGAACAGATCAACATCGGCCTGCGCAAAGCGCGGCCGGGATCGACCAACGAGGCGAGCCTGCTCGACGAGCGCGACCGGTTGCTCGACAAATTGTCGTCGCAGGCGGGCGTTAGCGCGACCTTTGAAAACAATGGATCGGTCACGTTGCGCGCTGCCGGGTCGGGCGATCTGCTCGTCGGCGGCGGCGTGGTCAATCCGATCGCGGTGACCGCGGCCGCCGATGGACGTCTGTCCTATAGTGTCGGCGGGTCGCCGCTGGCGATCGCAACCGGTTCGCTTGCCGGACAGGCCGAGGCCGCCAACCATGTCGCCGACCAACGCGCCAGCCTGGACACGATGGCGACCGGCTTTGCGGCGCAGCTCAATGCCGCGCATCAGGCGGGCAGCGATGCCAATGGCAATCCAGGGTCGCCGCTGTTCACCGGGACCAGTGCGGCGACGCTGGCTGCCGCGGCGCTGACCCCCGAACAGGTCGCCGCCGCCAACGCATCCGGCGGCAATGGCAATATGCTGGCGCTTGGCGCGCTGCGCGGCGCCAATGATCCCGAATCGCGCTGGTCGGGTCATCTGGCGACCCAGGCACAGACGACCGCCGCGGCGCGGGCGCAGGATGCCGCCGCGATGACCCGCGCCGATGCGTCGGCAGCGGCGCGCGACGGGGTGAGCGAGGTCGATCTCGACAAGGAGGCGGCCGAACTGCTGCGCTTCCAGCAAGCCTATCAGGCCGCGGCCCGGACGATCCAGGTCGCGCGCGAAACCATGCAGACGCTGCTGAGCTCGATCTAG
- a CDS encoding flagellin — MINAVGNRMTREIARQQKLADQIERTQIQISSGKRLQRMSDDPVSARRVETIGTTQASMTAWNANINSASALVAQADGVMKSVSNLMTRARELTLAAANDSANPADRAAIAAELGTIADEIDSLAATRDSNSEPLFAIGTARVMRFDADISFAPVPAAADVFVIAGNSLSTGIRDAATAVAAGNKPAIGTALTALETAIGHVADRHATLGLSGGRLDRIGDGLAARGITLKDERSSVEDTDLSVAIAELNAQDLTLGAAQAAFAKINRQTLFDILS, encoded by the coding sequence ATGATTAACGCCGTAGGCAATCGCATGACGCGCGAAATCGCGCGCCAGCAGAAGCTCGCCGATCAGATCGAGCGGACGCAGATCCAGATTTCGAGCGGCAAGCGGCTGCAACGCATGTCCGACGACCCGGTGTCGGCGCGGCGGGTCGAAACGATCGGCACCACCCAGGCCAGCATGACCGCGTGGAACGCCAACATCAATTCGGCGTCGGCGCTGGTGGCGCAGGCCGATGGCGTGATGAAATCGGTGAGCAATCTGATGACTCGGGCGCGCGAGCTGACCCTCGCCGCGGCAAATGATTCGGCAAACCCTGCCGATCGCGCGGCGATCGCCGCCGAACTGGGGACGATCGCCGACGAAATCGACAGTCTGGCCGCGACCCGCGATTCAAACAGCGAACCGTTGTTCGCCATCGGCACCGCGCGCGTCATGCGGTTCGATGCGGACATCAGCTTTGCGCCCGTGCCGGCTGCCGCCGATGTGTTTGTCATCGCAGGCAACAGCCTGTCGACCGGGATCCGCGATGCGGCGACGGCGGTCGCGGCGGGTAACAAGCCGGCGATTGGCACCGCGCTGACCGCGCTCGAGACGGCGATCGGCCATGTCGCCGACCGCCACGCCACGCTCGGCCTGTCGGGCGGGCGGCTCGACCGCATCGGCGACGGGCTGGCGGCGCGCGGGATCACGCTGAAAGACGAACGCTCGTCGGTCGAGGATACCGACCTGTCGGTCGCGATCGCCGAACTCAATGCGCAGGATCTGACACTGGGCGCCGCGCAGGCAGCCTTTGCCAAGATCAACCGCCAGACCTTGTTCGATATTTTGAGCTGA
- the motA gene encoding flagellar motor stator protein MotA, translated as MFPVIGIVVLILLVFGGFALTGGNLGPVMHALPHEMLIIGGAAIGSLIIGNSGADLKALGGGLAKVFKGPQYKKQDYLDCILLVSTLMKMMRTEGPVAVEPHIEDPKNSALFQQYPKLLKDDTLIHLICDTLRLVVVSSGTLDPHAVEDVMDAALKNHHHHAIKPADGLQNLADALPALGIVAAVLGVVKTMGSIDKPPEVLGGMIGSALVGTFLGVLLAYGLVGPFATRARTVIEGDGAMYHTVKQLIVASLHGHPQPLVIEAARSGVEHANQPSFAEVFDGMRGR; from the coding sequence ATGTTTCCCGTAATCGGCATCGTCGTCTTGATCCTGCTGGTGTTCGGGGGCTTCGCGCTGACCGGCGGCAATCTCGGCCCCGTCATGCACGCGCTGCCGCACGAAATGCTGATCATCGGCGGCGCCGCCATCGGGTCGCTGATCATCGGCAATTCGGGCGCCGACCTGAAGGCGCTGGGCGGCGGGCTCGCGAAGGTGTTCAAGGGGCCGCAATACAAGAAACAGGATTATCTCGACTGCATACTGCTCGTCTCGACCTTGATGAAGATGATGCGGACCGAGGGCCCGGTGGCAGTCGAACCGCATATCGAGGATCCGAAAAACTCGGCGCTGTTCCAGCAATATCCAAAACTGCTGAAGGACGACACGCTGATCCACCTGATCTGCGACACGCTGCGTCTGGTCGTGGTGTCGTCGGGAACGCTCGATCCGCACGCGGTCGAGGATGTCATGGACGCGGCGCTGAAGAACCATCACCACCACGCGATCAAGCCCGCCGACGGCTTGCAGAATCTGGCCGACGCGCTGCCCGCGCTCGGCATCGTCGCCGCGGTGCTGGGCGTCGTGAAGACGATGGGATCGATCGACAAGCCGCCTGAGGTATTGGGCGGGATGATCGGGTCGGCGCTCGTCGGCACCTTCCTCGGCGTGTTGCTCGCTTATGGCCTTGTCGGTCCGTTCGCGACGCGCGCGCGCACGGTGATCGAGGGCGATGGGGCGATGTATCATACGGTCAAGCAATTGATCGTGGCATCGCTGCACGGCCACCCGCAGCCGTTGGTAATCGAGGCCGCACGCTCAGGGGTCGAACATGCCAACCAGCCGAGCTTTGCCGAAGTGTTTGACGGAATGCGCGGCCGCTGA
- a CDS encoding flagellar motor protein MotB, protein MAARPNTPPRPIIVKKIIEAPHAGHHGGAWKVAYADFVTAMMAFFLLMWLLGATTEKQRKALADYFAPTIVETKQGSAGSNGLFGGDSIVSADDYPHAAGQTGTRSITIPKDAVGGPKEASGRESEKMKFQQVAKSLMERVQKQGDLKRLARNLRFTETVEGMRIDVIDDADFSMFASGTSQLTPEGARLFSEIAKPVAEVTNQVMVRGHTDAAPWSAKSGTNNWRLSVDRAEIVRHYLEFRGVTANRFSRIEGVADREPYIPSDRFDPRNRRISITLGWRTAADN, encoded by the coding sequence ATGGCAGCGCGCCCGAACACCCCGCCGCGGCCGATCATCGTCAAGAAGATCATCGAGGCACCGCACGCCGGCCACCATGGCGGGGCGTGGAAGGTTGCCTATGCCGATTTCGTGACCGCGATGATGGCGTTCTTTCTGCTGATGTGGCTGCTTGGCGCGACGACCGAAAAGCAGCGCAAGGCGCTCGCCGACTATTTCGCGCCGACGATCGTCGAGACGAAGCAGGGCAGCGCGGGGTCGAACGGGCTGTTCGGCGGCGATTCGATCGTATCGGCCGATGACTATCCGCACGCCGCGGGCCAGACCGGGACGCGTTCGATCACCATCCCCAAGGATGCCGTAGGCGGCCCCAAGGAAGCATCGGGGCGCGAGAGCGAAAAGATGAAGTTCCAGCAAGTCGCCAAGTCGCTCATGGAACGGGTGCAGAAACAGGGCGACCTAAAACGCCTGGCGCGCAACCTGCGCTTCACCGAAACCGTCGAGGGCATGCGGATCGACGTCATCGACGACGCCGATTTCTCGATGTTCGCCAGCGGCACCAGCCAGCTGACCCCCGAAGGCGCCCGGCTGTTCAGTGAAATCGCCAAGCCGGTCGCCGAGGTGACCAACCAGGTGATGGTCCGCGGCCACACCGACGCGGCCCCTTGGTCGGCCAAATCGGGCACCAACAATTGGCGCCTGTCGGTCGACCGCGCCGAGATCGTGCGACACTATCTGGAGTTCCGCGGCGTCACCGCAAACCGCTTTTCGCGCATCGAAGGCGTCGCCGATCGCGAGCCCTATATCCCCTCCGACCGATTCGATCCGCGCAACCGCCGCATCTCGATCACGCTGGGCTGGCGAACCGCCGCCGACAATTAG